A section of the Pseudomonas tritici genome encodes:
- the aceE gene encoding pyruvate dehydrogenase (acetyl-transferring), homodimeric type, with protein sequence MTPNNAVRRDDDPQETREWLESIESVLSTEGRPRAHYLIDQLLDFDVARHGDFYGRVTTPYVNTIPVDRQLPYPGNLAIERRTNAFIRWNAMAMVLRAGKHSGVGGHIATYASAAVLYDVGFDHFFRGRTDTFDGDLVYIQGHSSPGIYGRAYLEGRISEAQLDNFRREAGGEGISSYPHPRLMPDFWQFPTVSMGLGPITAAYQARFMRYLELRGLKQHQGRKVWAFLGDGEMDQPESLAAISLAGREKLDNLIFVVNCNLQRLDGPVRGNAKVIQEFESLYRAAGWNVIKVIWGGGWDALLEKDQSGLLRQRMMECVDGDYQNYKSQNGAYVREHFFGKYPELLALVADMSDDDIWKLSRGGHDPDKVYNAYAAAVRHNGRPTVILAKTVKGFGMGEAGEGQNINHQLKKMGADAVRAFRDRFGLEVADDQLAEIPYIKPAADSEEARYFAARRQALGGYVPARHSAVESLQIPELSAFATQLKDTGERAISTTMAFVRILGTLLKDPHLGKLIVPIVPDESRTFGMESLFRQIGIHSAVGQLYTPQDAGQLSYYKESKDGQIMQEGLNESGAISSWIAASTSYSNHGLMTVPFYIFYSMFGFQRVGDLAWAAGDARARGFLLGATAGRTTLMGEGLQHDDGHSHILSSVIPCCVSYDPTFAYELAVIIREGMRRMYVDQEDIYYYITLLNENYPHPAMPDGVEDGILKGMYRLNACEQAQVQLMGSGSILREVMAAAELLEKDFGVQSNVWSATSLTELRRDGHEAERWNLLHPESEPRPSYVEQCLAGETGPVVVATDYMKLFADQIRPFVPGRRFVALGTDGFGQSDTRETLRAFFEVDRHFIVLAALKALADDGVIGRDKVSEAISRYGINVDKTNPVAV encoded by the coding sequence ATGACCCCGAACAACGCAGTCAGACGCGACGACGATCCACAGGAAACCCGCGAGTGGCTGGAGTCCATCGAATCGGTGTTGTCCACCGAAGGCCGACCGCGCGCGCACTACTTGATCGATCAGTTGCTGGATTTCGACGTGGCGCGGCATGGCGACTTCTATGGGCGGGTGACCACCCCCTACGTCAACACCATCCCGGTGGACCGCCAACTGCCCTACCCTGGCAACCTGGCCATCGAACGCCGGACCAATGCGTTTATTCGCTGGAACGCCATGGCGATGGTATTGCGTGCAGGCAAACACTCCGGCGTTGGTGGGCATATTGCGACCTATGCGTCAGCTGCTGTGCTGTATGACGTAGGCTTCGATCACTTCTTCCGTGGGCGCACCGATACCTTTGACGGCGACCTGGTGTACATCCAGGGCCACTCCTCCCCTGGCATTTACGGCCGCGCCTACCTGGAAGGCCGCATCAGCGAAGCGCAACTCGACAACTTCCGCCGCGAGGCCGGTGGCGAGGGCATTTCGTCCTATCCGCACCCACGGCTGATGCCGGACTTCTGGCAATTCCCCACCGTGTCCATGGGCCTCGGCCCGATCACCGCCGCTTACCAGGCGCGCTTTATGCGCTATCTGGAATTGCGCGGCCTCAAGCAGCACCAAGGGCGCAAAGTCTGGGCCTTCCTCGGTGATGGCGAAATGGACCAGCCGGAATCCCTGGCCGCCATCTCCCTGGCGGGTCGCGAGAAACTCGACAACCTGATCTTCGTGGTCAACTGCAACCTGCAACGCCTGGACGGCCCCGTGCGCGGCAACGCCAAGGTGATCCAGGAGTTCGAAAGCCTGTACCGCGCCGCTGGCTGGAACGTGATCAAAGTGATCTGGGGCGGTGGCTGGGACGCGCTGCTGGAAAAAGACCAAAGCGGCCTCCTGCGCCAACGCATGATGGAATGCGTGGACGGCGACTATCAGAACTACAAGTCCCAGAACGGCGCTTATGTGCGCGAACATTTCTTCGGCAAATATCCGGAATTGCTGGCGTTGGTTGCGGACATGTCCGACGACGATATCTGGAAACTCTCACGGGGCGGGCATGACCCGGACAAGGTCTACAACGCCTACGCCGCCGCCGTGCGCCACAACGGCCGACCTACCGTGATCCTGGCGAAAACCGTCAAGGGCTTTGGCATGGGCGAAGCTGGCGAAGGCCAGAACATCAACCACCAACTCAAGAAAATGGGCGCCGACGCTGTAAGAGCCTTCCGCGACCGCTTCGGCCTGGAAGTGGCCGACGACCAACTCGCCGAAATCCCATACATCAAGCCTGCCGCGGATAGCGAAGAAGCCCGCTACTTCGCTGCACGCCGCCAGGCCCTCGGCGGCTACGTACCGGCGCGACACAGTGCGGTCGAATCGTTGCAAATCCCTGAACTGAGCGCCTTTGCCACCCAGCTTAAAGACACCGGCGAACGCGCGATCTCCACTACCATGGCCTTCGTGCGCATCCTTGGCACCCTGCTCAAGGACCCGCACCTGGGCAAACTGATCGTGCCCATCGTGCCAGATGAATCGCGCACCTTCGGCATGGAAAGCCTGTTCCGTCAGATCGGTATCCATTCCGCCGTCGGCCAGCTCTATACCCCACAGGACGCCGGGCAACTGAGCTACTACAAGGAGAGCAAGGACGGACAGATCATGCAGGAAGGCCTGAATGAATCCGGCGCCATTTCCTCATGGATCGCGGCGAGTACGTCCTACAGCAACCACGGCCTGATGACCGTTCCGTTCTATATTTTCTACTCCATGTTCGGCTTCCAGCGCGTCGGTGACCTTGCCTGGGCGGCAGGCGATGCAAGGGCGCGCGGCTTCCTGCTCGGCGCCACGGCCGGCCGCACCACGCTGATGGGCGAAGGCTTGCAACATGACGATGGGCACAGCCATATCCTGTCGTCGGTGATTCCGTGCTGTGTGTCTTACGACCCGACGTTTGCCTACGAGCTGGCGGTGATCATTCGCGAAGGCATGCGGCGGATGTATGTCGACCAAGAGGACATTTACTACTACATCACCCTGCTCAACGAAAACTACCCGCACCCGGCGATGCCTGATGGCGTGGAAGATGGAATTCTCAAGGGTATGTACCGACTGAATGCCTGCGAGCAGGCCCAGGTGCAACTGATGGGCAGTGGCTCAATCCTGCGGGAAGTCATGGCGGCGGCTGAATTGCTGGAGAAAGACTTTGGCGTGCAAAGCAACGTGTGGAGCGCAACCAGCCTTACCGAATTGCGTCGCGATGGCCATGAGGCCGAGCGCTGGAACCTGCTGCACCCGGAGAGCGAGCCACGGCCAAGTTATGTGGAGCAATGCCTGGCCGGTGAAACGGGACCCGTGGTGGTGGCGACGGACTACATGAAGCTATTCGCCGATCAGATCCGCCCTTTCGTACCTGGCCGGCGCTTTGTGGCACTGGGTACGGATGGCTTCGGGCAATCGGATACCCGAGAAACCCTGCGGGCATTTTTCGAAGTGGACCGGCACTTCATCGTGCTGGCGGCCTTGAAGGCGCTGGCGGATGACGGTGTGATCGGTCGCGATAAAGTCAGTGAGGCAATCAGCCGCTACGGGATCAACGTCGACAAGACGAACCCCGTAGCGGTCTGA
- a CDS encoding DUF2242 domain-containing protein → MSTSFYLRGLGVALVLAGAAGCSSPKTAIYEHESFDDSGTFSRDYPVSDVAACEAARRALLSQGYIITSNDSKVVVGNKSFQQTGESHLQISFNVVCADDGKGTNHSTMFANALQDRYALKKVNNSASVGVGVLGSVSMPIGSTDDSMVKVASETVSAPKFYDRYFALVDVFLPQEVKKAENIPEKPKADLGVPEPKAAPAAEKVEPPKDAPAASQPVTPPAEAAPIAPQAEPAPAATNPELPAPTEAIPPLPTPAQ, encoded by the coding sequence ATGTCGACATCATTTTACTTGCGTGGCCTTGGGGTGGCGCTGGTGTTGGCGGGCGCCGCGGGCTGCTCGTCACCCAAGACCGCTATCTATGAACATGAGAGCTTCGACGACTCCGGCACGTTTTCACGGGATTACCCGGTCAGTGATGTCGCCGCGTGCGAAGCTGCGCGGCGTGCCCTGCTGAGCCAGGGCTACATCATCACCAGTAACGATTCGAAAGTGGTCGTGGGTAACAAGAGCTTTCAGCAGACGGGCGAGAGCCACCTGCAGATCAGCTTCAACGTGGTGTGTGCCGATGATGGCAAAGGCACCAACCATTCAACGATGTTTGCCAACGCCTTGCAGGATCGCTACGCGCTGAAGAAGGTCAACAACTCCGCGAGTGTGGGGGTGGGTGTGCTGGGGTCCGTGTCGATGCCAATCGGCTCTACCGATGACTCGATGGTGAAGGTGGCCAGTGAGACCGTGTCCGCGCCGAAGTTCTATGATCGTTACTTTGCGCTGGTGGATGTGTTCCTGCCGCAAGAGGTGAAGAAGGCCGAGAATATCCCTGAGAAGCCGAAGGCTGACCTGGGGGTGCCGGAACCTAAAGCCGCCCCGGCTGCCGAGAAGGTCGAGCCGCCGAAGGACGCGCCTGCCGCTTCACAACCCGTCACGCCGCCTGCCGAGGCCGCGCCGATTGCCCCGCAAGCAGAGCCTGCACCGGCTGCCACCAACCCGGAGTTGCCTGCGCCGACCGAAGCGATTCCGCCCCTGCCGACGCCTGCACAGTAA
- a CDS encoding LysR family transcriptional regulator, with protein sequence MDSLGRLSVFVQVAETRSFTAAGRALGVSSSAVGKSIARMEERLGVRLFHRSTRSITLTSEGALFLERSRRILAEVEAAERELTEASATPRGKLRISVPQVRGLLMPVLSDFMRAYPDIELDVDFSDRMVDVIEEGFDAVIRTGKPEDSRLMARHLGHYQLVLVGTPAYFRQHGTPKEPQQLSEHACLRHKFCTTGKLEPWPLRIAPGASEPFLRAPLVSTTIESLNHVVHEGLGIACLPDYMVNRAVREGRLQRVLDDYLEHRGSFWMLWPSSRHASVKLRVFVDHMCAGLFPTGGVS encoded by the coding sequence ATGGACAGTCTTGGCAGACTCTCGGTATTCGTGCAGGTGGCGGAGACTCGCAGTTTCACCGCCGCCGGGCGTGCGCTGGGGGTGTCGTCTTCGGCCGTAGGCAAAAGCATCGCGCGGATGGAAGAGCGCTTGGGTGTGCGGCTGTTTCACCGCAGCACCCGCAGCATCACCTTGACCAGCGAGGGCGCGCTGTTCCTTGAGCGTTCGCGGCGTATCCTTGCCGAAGTCGAGGCCGCTGAGCGCGAGCTGACCGAAGCCAGCGCCACGCCTCGGGGCAAGCTGCGCATCAGCGTGCCGCAAGTGCGCGGTTTGTTGATGCCGGTGCTCAGCGATTTTATGCGGGCCTACCCGGATATCGAGCTGGATGTGGATTTTTCCGACCGCATGGTGGACGTGATCGAGGAAGGTTTCGACGCGGTTATTCGCACTGGCAAACCGGAAGATTCGCGCCTGATGGCCCGTCATCTGGGGCATTACCAATTGGTGCTGGTCGGTACACCGGCTTATTTTCGCCAGCATGGCACGCCGAAAGAGCCGCAGCAGTTGAGCGAGCATGCCTGCCTGCGCCACAAGTTCTGTACCACAGGCAAACTGGAACCTTGGCCGCTGCGCATCGCCCCCGGCGCCTCGGAACCCTTTTTACGCGCGCCTCTGGTCAGTACCACCATCGAGTCCCTCAACCATGTGGTGCACGAAGGGTTGGGTATCGCTTGCCTGCCGGACTATATGGTCAACCGCGCTGTGCGCGAGGGGCGCCTGCAAAGGGTACTGGATGACTACCTTGAACACCGGGGCAGTTTCTGGATGTTGTGGCCATCAAGTCGCCATGCGTCGGTTAAATTGCGCGTATTTGTTGATCACATGTGCGCCGGGCTTTTTCCTACAGGTGGCGTCTCATAG